In Streptomyces capitiformicae, one genomic interval encodes:
- a CDS encoding SAM-dependent methyltransferase, producing the protein MGSFPRHRAAGRRPDRGPPQPGATLLDLGSGCGGSARALAERFGCRVVALNLSEEHNRRHRAANARRGLDGLIEVVTGSLNHLPYEAERFGFVSRARCRRSH; encoded by the coding sequence ATCGGAAGCTTCCCGCGGCACCGTGCAGCAGGCCGCAGGCCGGATCGCGGGCCTCCTCAGCCTGGCGCGACGTTACTCGACCTCGGTTCGGGGTGCGGCGGTTCAGCCCGAGCGCTCGCCGAGCGCTTCGGCTGCCGGGTGGTGGCCCTCAACCTCAGCGAGGAGCACAACCGGCGCCACCGCGCGGCCAACGCCCGCCGCGGACTGGACGGTCTGATCGAAGTCGTCACCGGCTCCCTCAACCACCTGCCCTACGAGGCGGAGCGCTTCGGGTTCGTCTCACGCGCGAGATGCCGACGGAGCCACTGA
- a CDS encoding GNAT family N-acetyltransferase codes for MLFRPTTASDLDRFLPLIVADEAGGITADTYTARLSTGEYRLARTWIAEDAPGAVPSALAVWWGAPDADLPGTLDGLFVHDSIRSADERTALASGLLTTAHAAFAEAGVDTAPDYHLTLPGDWRARPDSVETVAWRQEAARLSGLVVTLERLRYEWTPCTRLPEPTGRLAFVAEPDDEVFVDLLRRVLTRTLDTHSRKGAASIGADAQARRDVTFYRDTMLGDRSWWRVARTPDGRPVGFGLPSRNHAVPVVGYLGVLPQHRGRGYADDILAEITRILVTETTAEKVRAETDLTNTPMAAAFERVGYRNDSRRLVLSAH; via the coding sequence GTGCTCTTCCGCCCCACCACCGCATCCGACCTCGACCGCTTCCTCCCCCTGATCGTCGCCGACGAGGCCGGCGGAATCACGGCCGACACCTACACGGCCCGGCTCTCCACCGGCGAGTACCGCCTCGCCCGCACCTGGATCGCGGAAGACGCCCCCGGCGCCGTGCCGTCGGCCTTAGCCGTCTGGTGGGGCGCCCCGGACGCGGACCTGCCCGGCACTCTCGACGGACTGTTCGTCCATGACTCCATCCGGTCGGCCGACGAACGTACGGCCCTGGCATCCGGATTGCTCACCACCGCACACGCGGCTTTCGCCGAAGCCGGTGTGGACACAGCGCCCGACTACCACCTGACCCTCCCCGGTGACTGGCGCGCCCGGCCCGACTCGGTCGAGACCGTGGCCTGGCGTCAGGAAGCCGCCCGGCTCTCCGGGCTCGTGGTGACGCTGGAACGGCTGCGCTACGAATGGACACCGTGCACCCGTCTCCCGGAACCCACCGGACGCCTGGCCTTCGTAGCCGAACCCGACGACGAGGTCTTCGTCGACCTCCTCCGCCGGGTCCTGACACGCACCCTGGACACCCACTCCCGTAAGGGGGCCGCGAGCATCGGAGCCGACGCACAGGCCCGCCGGGACGTGACGTTCTACCGCGACACCATGCTGGGGGACCGGTCCTGGTGGCGAGTGGCCCGTACGCCCGACGGCCGACCCGTCGGCTTTGGCCTCCCCTCGCGCAACCACGCCGTCCCCGTGGTCGGTTACCTGGGTGTGCTGCCCCAACACCGCGGCCGTGGATACGCGGACGACATCCTGGCCGAGATCACCCGGATCCTGGTGACCGAGACCACAGCGGAGAAGGTCCGCGCCGAGACCGACCTCACGAACACTCCGATGGCCGCGGCCTTCGAGCGCGTCGGGTACCGCAACGACTCCCGCCGCCTGGTGTTGTCCGCGCACTGA
- a CDS encoding D-2-hydroxyacid dehydrogenase family protein — protein sequence MTESPRRLRVSVLDDYQDVVRTLDCFGELEGHDVTIWNDFVSDVDVLAERLADADVLVLLRERTKVDEALLSRLPNLKLISQSGQIPHIDLDACTRHGVIVSSALTARPSYPTVELTWGLILAAMRDIPFESAALREGRWQSTVGLGLRGRTLGIHGFGRIGSMVAQVGVAFGMELLVWGRQGSLDRAREAGFRVAESRQALFEQSDVLSLHLRLNEATTGLIGPDDLALMKPTALLVNTSRAELIRPGALVEALRAGRPGKAAVDVFEHEPLTDADDPLLRLPNALCTPHIGFVERDNYEFFYGNAFDQIMAFAQGEPINVHNPDVLS from the coding sequence ATGACCGAATCACCGCGGAGGCTACGTGTCTCCGTCCTCGACGACTACCAGGACGTCGTCCGTACGCTGGACTGCTTCGGCGAGCTGGAGGGCCACGACGTCACGATCTGGAACGACTTCGTGTCCGACGTGGACGTGCTGGCCGAGCGCCTGGCCGACGCCGACGTTCTGGTGCTGCTGCGCGAGCGCACCAAGGTTGACGAAGCACTGCTCAGTCGTCTGCCGAATCTCAAGCTGATCAGTCAGAGCGGCCAGATACCGCACATCGACCTCGATGCGTGCACCCGGCATGGTGTGATCGTCTCCTCGGCCCTGACCGCACGCCCGTCCTATCCCACAGTGGAGCTCACCTGGGGCCTGATCCTCGCCGCCATGCGCGACATCCCGTTCGAGAGCGCCGCGCTGAGGGAGGGCCGCTGGCAGAGCACCGTGGGGCTGGGGCTGCGCGGTCGGACGCTGGGTATCCACGGCTTCGGCCGGATCGGCTCCATGGTGGCTCAGGTCGGTGTGGCGTTCGGTATGGAGCTGTTGGTCTGGGGCCGGCAGGGCTCGCTGGACCGGGCGAGGGAAGCGGGCTTCCGGGTTGCCGAGAGCAGGCAGGCCCTGTTCGAGCAGTCGGATGTACTGAGTCTGCATCTGCGTCTGAACGAGGCGACGACCGGTCTGATCGGCCCCGACGACCTCGCCCTGATGAAGCCGACGGCCCTGCTGGTGAACACGAGTCGGGCGGAGCTGATCCGGCCCGGGGCGCTCGTCGAGGCGTTGCGGGCCGGCCGGCCCGGCAAGGCGGCGGTCGACGTGTTCGAACACGAGCCGCTGACCGACGCGGACGACCCCCTGCTGCGGTTGCCGAACGCCCTGTGCACCCCGCACATAGGCTTCGTCGAGCGCGACAACTACGAGTTCTTCTACGGCAACGCCTTCGACCAGATCATGGCCTTCGCCCAGGGTGAGCCGATCAATGTCCACAACCCGGATGTGCTGAGCTAG
- a CDS encoding MFS transporter, translating into MTTFVLVWAGRLVTALGSSISGFALGLWIYQQSGSVTQFATGLLLAFAPGILAAPAAGVLVDRHRRRTVLLCADAAAMLGAVALAVSQTTGHLAVWQVYAVIVLESCCAAFQWPALAAAVTGMVRPEQRGRASAMTQTALAAAQLLGPMLAAVLLEVGGLRAVLVADVVSFGLGVLTLLLARFPELTGRPKSAGSRRERPGWRVELTEGRRELTKQPALKRLLRLVTVLNAAEAIATALLLPLVLAATPEAEQTAAVAMVSTAGGLGLAISSIALSVRGTPRRPLPWVTVATVLSGVAVLQAGFFPRPVPLAAAAFVFFLGLPVVSSCAQVLWQSAVAAQAQGRVFALRRMFTQGGIMLGYLVAGPLASHVFGPLVNPGGPLADTVGRLLDTTRDRGSALLLCCTGLIVAVTALIGRHHIVTALPTECPSLAECPSLAECPSSTVGPPPADRQCAMNTAPPGPDRPPARP; encoded by the coding sequence ATGACCACCTTCGTCCTCGTCTGGGCGGGCCGACTGGTCACCGCACTCGGGTCCAGCATCTCCGGATTTGCCCTCGGCCTCTGGATCTACCAACAGTCGGGATCCGTCACCCAGTTCGCCACCGGCCTGCTGCTCGCCTTCGCCCCCGGCATACTGGCCGCGCCGGCCGCAGGGGTCCTGGTGGACCGTCACCGGCGCCGTACCGTGCTGCTCTGTGCGGACGCGGCGGCGATGCTGGGCGCCGTGGCCCTGGCTGTCTCCCAGACGACCGGACACCTCGCCGTGTGGCAGGTGTATGCGGTCATCGTCCTGGAGTCCTGCTGCGCCGCATTCCAGTGGCCCGCACTCGCCGCCGCCGTCACCGGCATGGTCCGGCCGGAACAACGCGGCCGGGCCAGTGCGATGACCCAGACAGCCCTGGCCGCCGCCCAGTTGCTCGGCCCCATGCTCGCCGCCGTCCTGCTCGAAGTGGGCGGACTGCGCGCCGTACTGGTGGCCGACGTCGTCTCGTTCGGGCTGGGGGTGCTCACCCTGCTCCTCGCCCGTTTCCCCGAGCTCACCGGCCGGCCGAAGAGCGCCGGGAGCCGCCGGGAACGCCCCGGCTGGCGGGTCGAGTTGACCGAAGGCCGACGGGAGCTCACCAAACAGCCCGCCCTGAAACGCCTGCTGCGCCTGGTCACCGTCCTCAACGCGGCCGAGGCCATCGCCACGGCCCTGCTACTGCCCCTGGTCCTCGCCGCCACCCCCGAGGCGGAGCAGACTGCCGCGGTGGCCATGGTCAGCACCGCCGGGGGACTGGGGCTGGCGATCAGCAGCATCGCCCTGTCCGTGCGGGGCACCCCGCGCCGTCCGCTGCCCTGGGTCACCGTGGCCACCGTCCTCAGCGGGGTCGCGGTCCTACAGGCCGGGTTCTTCCCGCGGCCGGTCCCTCTGGCAGCAGCCGCCTTCGTCTTCTTCCTCGGCCTGCCGGTGGTCAGCAGCTGTGCCCAGGTCCTCTGGCAGTCCGCGGTGGCCGCGCAGGCCCAGGGCCGAGTTTTCGCTCTGCGCCGCATGTTCACCCAGGGCGGCATCATGCTGGGCTATCTGGTGGCCGGACCGCTCGCCTCCCACGTCTTCGGCCCGCTGGTAAATCCCGGCGGACCGCTCGCAGACACCGTGGGCCGCCTCCTCGACACGACCCGCGACCGTGGCAGCGCCCTGCTCCTGTGCTGCACCGGCCTGATCGTGGCCGTGACCGCCCTGATCGGGCGCCACCACATCGTCACCGCCCTGCCCACCGAGTGCCCGTCCCTCGCCGAGTGCCCGTCGCTCGCCGAGTGCCCGTCATCTACCGTGGGTCCGCCACCCGCCGACCGGCAGTGCGCGATGAACACGGCCCCGCCCGGACCGGACCGGCCCCCGGCCCGCCCTTGA
- a CDS encoding carbonic anhydrase, whose amino-acid sequence MHGTGHLQRRAILTGGLVGTAALITGCSSKTESAKRASTETTAAAAKASSAAASGQPDSPWAAFARLMDGNKRWVDGTLQHPDRDPGRREFVAEEQDPFGVILSCIDSRVPPELLFDTGLGDVFVMRTGGQVVDSVVTGSVEYGPMTSGTPLIVVLGHQRCGAIKAAYKALKEGKELPGNLQAIAEALKPAYDETAKGKHSDPVDAMIRIHTKQTSAALRSNADLAPMVKKGALAVVSAYYSLDTGRVEVLTGAPSA is encoded by the coding sequence ATGCACGGAACTGGACATCTTCAGCGGAGGGCCATCCTCACCGGAGGGCTGGTAGGCACCGCGGCCCTGATCACCGGCTGTTCGTCGAAGACGGAGAGCGCGAAGCGCGCGAGCACCGAGACGACGGCGGCCGCGGCGAAGGCTTCCTCAGCCGCCGCGAGCGGGCAGCCGGACTCCCCCTGGGCGGCGTTCGCGAGACTGATGGACGGCAACAAGCGCTGGGTCGACGGGACGCTTCAGCATCCCGACCGGGACCCCGGCCGCCGCGAGTTCGTCGCCGAGGAGCAGGACCCCTTCGGTGTGATCCTCTCCTGCATCGACTCCCGGGTGCCGCCGGAGCTCCTCTTCGACACCGGCCTCGGCGACGTCTTCGTGATGCGCACCGGCGGGCAGGTGGTCGACTCGGTGGTCACCGGGTCGGTCGAGTACGGGCCCATGACGTCGGGAACCCCGCTGATCGTCGTCCTCGGGCACCAGCGCTGCGGTGCCATCAAGGCGGCGTACAAGGCACTGAAGGAGGGCAAGGAACTGCCCGGCAATCTGCAGGCCATCGCCGAGGCCCTGAAGCCGGCCTACGACGAGACGGCGAAGGGCAAGCATTCCGACCCGGTCGACGCCATGATCCGCATCCACACCAAGCAGACCTCCGCCGCCCTGCGGTCCAACGCCGACCTTGCCCCGATGGTCAAGAAGGGTGCCCTGGCCGTGGTCAGCGCCTACTACTCGCTCGACACCGGCCGAGTGGAAGTCCTCACCGGCGCGCCGTCCGCCTGA
- a CDS encoding alpha/beta fold hydrolase, translating to MEPVAAAAAVVREDRPGDRQIVGYLVPRTEADVEPADLRRELAKALPGYMVPSALVVLDTLPLTPNGKLDRRALPAPGTNSTSAGRAPRTPWEENLRGLFATILDVDHVGIDDNFFDLGGHSLLAARLTARVREELGVQIGLRALFETPTVALLAERMSADSGNGSSDGLGQLLPLRTGGTRPPLFAVHPGGGLGWCYSGLARHLDHDRPLFALQARGLDGNGELPTSVTDMAADYLRLIREVQPAGPYHLLGWSFGGTVAHEMARQLQEAGEEVALLAMLDSHPTGRVRHAGQPGAAEILSLALDGLGLDELDALAATATATAPADATDVLGDGLPGAHAVLELLRERGSVLGGLDPVALRRLVKVTANNIALTQGERPGRYRGPVLFFEALPGRGADGTPLPDRWAAHVDGPLENHPLDIPHSHFTTPEALAQIGPILATHLR from the coding sequence CTGGAACCGGTGGCGGCGGCCGCAGCGGTGGTCCGCGAGGACCGGCCGGGTGACCGGCAGATCGTCGGCTATCTCGTACCGCGCACCGAGGCAGACGTCGAACCGGCCGACCTGCGGCGGGAGTTGGCGAAGGCGCTGCCCGGCTACATGGTGCCTTCCGCGCTGGTCGTCCTCGACACCCTCCCACTGACCCCCAACGGCAAGCTCGACCGGCGTGCCCTGCCCGCCCCCGGCACGAACTCCACCTCTGCCGGCAGGGCTCCCCGGACGCCCTGGGAGGAGAACCTCCGCGGGCTCTTCGCCACCATCCTCGACGTCGACCACGTGGGCATCGACGACAACTTCTTCGACCTCGGCGGCCACTCGCTGCTGGCCGCCCGGTTGACCGCCCGGGTACGCGAGGAACTGGGTGTCCAGATCGGCCTGCGGGCCCTGTTCGAGACGCCCACCGTGGCCCTGCTCGCGGAGCGGATGAGTGCCGATTCCGGCAACGGATCCTCAGACGGGCTCGGCCAGTTGCTGCCGCTGCGCACCGGAGGAACCCGTCCGCCGCTGTTCGCCGTACACCCCGGTGGCGGCCTCGGCTGGTGCTACTCCGGGCTGGCCCGGCACCTGGACCACGACCGGCCGCTGTTCGCACTGCAGGCGCGCGGGCTCGACGGTAACGGCGAACTGCCCACCTCCGTAACCGACATGGCGGCCGACTACCTGCGGCTGATCCGCGAGGTGCAGCCCGCCGGCCCGTACCACCTGCTCGGCTGGTCCTTCGGCGGCACGGTGGCGCACGAGATGGCCCGTCAGCTCCAGGAGGCGGGCGAAGAGGTGGCGCTGCTGGCAATGCTCGACTCGCACCCGACCGGACGCGTCCGGCATGCCGGACAGCCCGGTGCGGCGGAGATCCTCTCCCTGGCACTGGACGGACTGGGCCTCGACGAGCTGGACGCGCTCGCCGCCACCGCCACCGCCACCGCTCCCGCGGACGCCACGGACGTCCTGGGCGACGGACTCCCCGGCGCCCACGCCGTGCTGGAGCTGCTGCGGGAACGCGGCAGCGTACTGGGCGGGCTGGACCCGGTGGCCCTGCGCCGGCTGGTGAAGGTGACCGCCAACAACATCGCGCTGACCCAGGGCGAGCGGCCGGGCCGCTATCGGGGCCCCGTGCTCTTCTTCGAGGCCCTGCCGGGGCGGGGCGCCGACGGCACCCCACTGCCCGACCGGTGGGCCGCGCACGTGGACGGCCCGCTGGAGAACCACCCGCTGGACATCCCGCACAGCCACTTCACCACGCCGGAGGCCCTGGCACAGATCGGCCCGATACTCGCCACCCACCTGCGCTGA
- a CDS encoding TerD family protein, with translation MSLASASFTVPARGDYAHDWALVDVETSGLMARRDRVLSVAVVTIGPDGEQTGEFSTLLNPGCDPGPVEVHGLTAERLQGAPTFDQVAGRIGAMLQDRVLVAHNAQFDYDFLAHEFARARMWLPVSQRLCTLALNRQVDPPTDDMKLGTLAAHYGVPQQNAHDALDDTRVLAGILRASLREAARLDLPLPLVACPPRAESHFTPQPPKSPCAYRNPGRLTPGGPLQQGMKIAITGETAHARAELVGRAVAAGLNMMTSVSRHTSVLVTNEPTSASAKARRAAAEGVPVIEEHTFLRLLADVQPGTAHEASASSAVIAPVAAPATARVRATEPESTTAPVPEVPVLPPPSSDVSVPAPRQARDSASTLNKPLTGHRVLVLGGIHADAAAARTHVVRLGGSAAINLSASVTDVVLLTGGEKDRRMNRITALELPVHDEHWLTAPTAADQGTTPVRAQAPQVMPRGGVIDLPMPHGTPAPEWYVTASWAPQTGCEIDVVAFLLDEDEQVTSDEEFIFYGAPESPVGTVRLLTGGPAEQTIAADLASLPPATRKIVIAAAIDGAATFGAVGAIQIGAAPSSSGAPIARSTLDAATTERTMLLAEIYRRGPLWRLRTVGQGYNHGLDTLARGYGVDIAD, from the coding sequence ATGAGTCTCGCCTCCGCCTCATTCACCGTGCCCGCTAGGGGCGACTACGCGCACGACTGGGCCTTGGTCGACGTGGAAACCTCGGGGCTCATGGCCCGGCGAGACCGAGTCCTGTCGGTCGCGGTGGTGACGATCGGTCCGGACGGCGAGCAGACCGGGGAGTTCTCGACGCTGCTCAATCCGGGTTGCGACCCCGGGCCGGTGGAGGTGCACGGGCTGACCGCCGAGCGGCTGCAGGGTGCGCCGACCTTCGACCAGGTCGCCGGTCGGATCGGGGCGATGCTCCAGGACCGGGTCCTGGTCGCCCACAACGCCCAGTTCGACTACGACTTTCTGGCGCACGAGTTCGCCCGCGCGCGGATGTGGCTCCCAGTGTCGCAGCGGCTGTGCACCCTGGCCCTCAACCGCCAGGTGGATCCACCTACGGATGACATGAAACTGGGCACCCTCGCGGCTCACTACGGTGTTCCCCAGCAGAACGCGCACGATGCGCTGGACGACACCCGGGTGCTGGCCGGGATCCTGCGGGCGTCCCTGCGCGAGGCGGCGCGGCTCGATCTGCCGTTGCCGCTTGTGGCCTGCCCGCCCCGGGCAGAGTCCCACTTCACGCCTCAGCCGCCCAAGAGTCCGTGCGCCTACCGCAATCCGGGGCGGCTGACTCCCGGCGGGCCGCTCCAGCAGGGGATGAAGATCGCGATAACCGGTGAGACCGCCCACGCCCGGGCGGAGCTGGTCGGGCGGGCGGTTGCCGCCGGGCTGAACATGATGACCTCCGTGAGTCGGCACACCAGCGTGCTGGTCACCAACGAGCCGACGTCCGCTTCGGCAAAGGCCCGACGCGCAGCCGCCGAAGGCGTGCCGGTCATCGAGGAGCACACCTTCCTGCGGCTGCTGGCCGACGTACAACCCGGGACAGCGCATGAGGCGTCGGCCAGTTCCGCCGTGATCGCCCCGGTGGCGGCGCCGGCGACGGCACGAGTCCGGGCCACCGAGCCCGAATCCACCACTGCACCTGTGCCGGAAGTGCCGGTCCTGCCGCCGCCCTCCTCCGACGTATCTGTCCCCGCTCCGCGCCAAGCCCGCGACTCGGCCAGCACGTTGAACAAGCCGCTGACGGGCCACCGGGTACTGGTGCTCGGCGGTATCCATGCCGATGCCGCCGCGGCCCGTACCCACGTCGTCCGGCTGGGTGGATCCGCGGCCATCAACCTGTCGGCCAGTGTCACCGACGTCGTTCTTCTCACCGGTGGCGAGAAGGACCGCCGCATGAACCGCATCACCGCCCTTGAACTCCCCGTGCACGACGAGCATTGGCTCACCGCACCGACAGCCGCCGATCAGGGCACGACGCCCGTCCGGGCACAAGCACCACAGGTGATGCCGAGGGGCGGCGTCATCGACCTGCCCATGCCCCACGGCACACCCGCGCCCGAGTGGTACGTCACGGCCAGCTGGGCTCCGCAGACCGGCTGCGAGATCGATGTCGTCGCCTTTCTCCTCGACGAGGATGAACAGGTCACTTCGGACGAGGAGTTCATCTTCTACGGCGCCCCGGAAAGCCCCGTCGGCACCGTGCGGCTCCTCACCGGCGGCCCCGCCGAACAGACCATCGCCGCCGACCTCGCGTCCCTGCCGCCCGCGACCCGCAAAATAGTCATCGCCGCGGCCATCGACGGCGCCGCCACCTTCGGGGCCGTCGGCGCGATCCAAATCGGTGCAGCCCCCAGCAGCAGCGGAGCACCCATCGCCCGGTCCACCCTGGACGCCGCCACAACCGAACGCACCATGCTCCTCGCGGAGATCTACCGCAGAGGTCCACTCTGGCGCCTGCGCACCGTCGGCCAGGGCTACAACCACGGCCTCGACACCCTCGCACGCGGGTACGGCGTGGATATCGCTGATTGA
- a CDS encoding molybdopterin-dependent oxidoreductase: MPDQRLPSSPGFWRSPLRGPWFTSVLGVVLLVGITVLFATGLLSYAAYNPDLSPVNDKTPDKGLLGFYLFAWPTRPYWLYRLNQGVHVTLGIMLVPVLLAKLWSVVPKLFALPPARSLAHALERISLLLLVGGVLFEFVTGVLNVQLDYVFPGSFYPLHFYGAWVFFAAFVVHVVLRAPAAVRNLRRMREGKGPQEEAGMEPDFPLVSPRPEEPTVSRRGALWFVGGGSLLLFGTTVGQNFDGPLRRTALLAPHGGADPGSGPGGFQINKTAASRGISAAETSDAAWRLVVRGHSGTVRLSRAELLALPLHSAALPIACVEGWSTSDQWWRGVRLRDLAALVGYDADAAPDVLVESLQRRGAFRSAALRANQVRDPRSLLALDVNGEPLTPDHGYPARIIVPAAPGVLNTKWVARMTFGDL, translated from the coding sequence ATGCCCGACCAACGACTGCCTTCCTCCCCCGGATTCTGGCGCAGTCCCCTGCGCGGTCCGTGGTTCACCTCGGTCCTCGGTGTCGTGCTGCTCGTCGGGATCACCGTGCTGTTCGCGACCGGGCTGCTGTCCTACGCCGCGTACAACCCCGACCTGTCGCCGGTCAACGACAAGACCCCGGACAAGGGACTGCTCGGCTTCTACCTCTTCGCCTGGCCGACGCGTCCGTACTGGCTGTACCGGCTCAACCAGGGCGTCCACGTCACGCTCGGGATCATGCTCGTCCCTGTCCTGCTGGCCAAACTGTGGTCGGTGGTGCCCAAGCTGTTCGCGCTGCCGCCGGCCCGGTCGCTCGCCCACGCCCTGGAGCGGATCTCCCTGCTGCTCCTCGTCGGCGGTGTGCTGTTCGAGTTCGTGACGGGCGTGCTCAATGTCCAGCTGGATTATGTCTTTCCCGGTTCCTTCTATCCGCTGCACTTCTACGGCGCCTGGGTGTTCTTCGCCGCGTTCGTCGTTCACGTGGTGCTGCGGGCGCCGGCTGCCGTACGCAATCTGCGTCGCATGAGGGAGGGGAAGGGCCCGCAGGAGGAGGCCGGTATGGAGCCGGACTTCCCGCTGGTCTCCCCGCGGCCTGAGGAGCCCACCGTGTCGCGGCGCGGGGCGCTGTGGTTCGTCGGGGGTGGTTCGCTGCTGTTGTTCGGGACGACCGTGGGGCAGAACTTCGACGGTCCGCTGCGGCGGACGGCCCTCCTTGCGCCGCACGGGGGTGCCGATCCGGGCAGTGGCCCGGGCGGCTTCCAGATCAACAAGACGGCCGCGTCCCGGGGTATCAGCGCCGCCGAGACGAGCGACGCGGCGTGGCGGCTGGTCGTCAGGGGGCACTCCGGGACCGTCCGGTTGAGCCGGGCCGAGCTGCTGGCACTTCCCCTGCACAGTGCGGCGCTGCCCATCGCCTGTGTGGAGGGCTGGTCGACCTCCGACCAGTGGTGGCGGGGCGTACGGCTGCGGGATCTCGCCGCCTTGGTGGGATACGACGCGGACGCGGCGCCCGACGTCCTGGTGGAGTCCCTCCAGCGGCGAGGAGCGTTCCGCTCGGCGGCCCTGCGCGCCAACCAGGTGCGCGACCCACGCTCCCTGCTCGCCCTGGACGTCAACGGCGAGCCGCTCACCCCCGACCACGGCTACCCGGCCCGCATCATCGTCCCCGCCGCTCCCGGCGTGCTGAACACCAAGTGGGTGGCCCGGATGACGTTCGGCGACCTCTGA
- a CDS encoding PQQ-binding-like beta-propeller repeat protein gives MALDLENGALLWRHGPSLRPCALLAGSIVALRISPAPTLVVVVLDAATGEDRWTSEPAGEDLSSRLEGVADPREQRCLTIYAGTFVADLSTNA, from the coding sequence ATGGCACTGGACCTGGAGAACGGCGCACTGCTGTGGCGCCACGGGCCCAGCCTGCGACCGTGCGCGCTGCTCGCCGGTTCGATCGTGGCCCTGCGGATCAGCCCGGCGCCGACGCTCGTGGTCGTGGTGCTCGACGCCGCGACCGGCGAGGACCGCTGGACTTCGGAGCCGGCGGGCGAGGACCTGTCGTCCCGACTCGAAGGAGTCGCAGACCCACGTGAACAGAGGTGTCTCACGATCTACGCCGGTACCTTCGTAGCCGACCTTTCGACGAACGCGTGA
- a CDS encoding sulfite oxidase: protein MDRRLCDVSASARLAGPDEGIGRDELALATRNHGLPLEALRYDVTPPGLHYVLTHYDIPYVPGDESWELTIGGRVRRPMSFEPADLRAYPAVTLRVTLECAGNGRALLTPRPVSQPWLVEAVGTAEWTGVPLRLLLADAGVEDGAVDVVFTGADHGVERGVEQDYQRALPVDVAVGEESDVLVAYGMNGAPLPPQHGLPLRLVVPGWYGMAHVKWLRDITVTDRPFTGFQQSVAYRLRRHPEEEGEPVTRIAPRALLVPPGFPDFMSRARVVRPGTLTLEGRAWSGRAPVTRVEVSTDGGLGWGEAEVEPAGTHRWAWGRWRFAWAATPGDHVLTARATDAEGHTQPLEQPWNRGGFANNLVQRVPVVCLEPDD, encoded by the coding sequence ATGGACCGTCGACTCTGCGACGTGAGCGCATCCGCCCGGCTGGCCGGACCGGACGAGGGCATCGGCCGGGACGAACTGGCGCTCGCCACCCGCAACCACGGCCTGCCGCTGGAGGCCCTGCGCTACGACGTCACCCCGCCCGGGCTGCACTACGTCCTCACGCACTACGACATCCCGTACGTCCCCGGCGACGAGTCCTGGGAGCTGACCATCGGCGGCCGCGTCCGCCGTCCCATGAGCTTCGAACCGGCTGACCTGCGCGCGTACCCCGCCGTCACCCTCCGCGTCACCCTGGAGTGCGCGGGTAACGGGCGGGCTCTGCTGACGCCCCGGCCGGTCAGTCAGCCGTGGCTGGTCGAGGCTGTCGGCACCGCGGAGTGGACGGGCGTACCGTTGCGGCTGCTGCTTGCCGATGCCGGAGTCGAGGACGGTGCCGTCGACGTCGTCTTCACCGGCGCCGACCACGGTGTGGAGCGCGGCGTCGAACAGGACTACCAGCGCGCCCTCCCCGTGGACGTGGCCGTCGGCGAGGAGTCCGACGTGCTGGTCGCCTACGGGATGAACGGTGCCCCGCTGCCCCCGCAGCACGGCCTCCCGCTGCGTCTGGTGGTGCCCGGCTGGTACGGCATGGCGCATGTGAAGTGGCTGCGCGACATCACCGTCACCGACAGGCCGTTCACGGGGTTCCAGCAGTCCGTGGCCTACCGGCTCAGACGGCACCCAGAGGAGGAGGGCGAGCCGGTCACCCGGATCGCGCCGCGCGCCCTGCTGGTCCCGCCCGGCTTTCCGGACTTCATGTCCCGGGCACGGGTCGTCCGGCCCGGCACGCTGACGCTGGAGGGGCGCGCCTGGTCGGGGCGGGCGCCGGTGACGCGGGTGGAGGTCAGCACCGACGGCGGACTCGGCTGGGGCGAGGCCGAGGTCGAGCCGGCGGGCACGCATCGCTGGGCCTGGGGCCGGTGGCGCTTCGCGTGGGCGGCCACCCCCGGCGACCATGTCCTGACGGCGCGGGCCACCGACGCCGAGGGACACACCCAGCCCCTGGAGCAGCCCTGGAACCGGGGCGGTTTCGCCAACAACCTCGTCCAGCGCGTTCCCGTCGTGTGCCTGGAGCCCGACGACTGA